In the Hermetia illucens chromosome 1, iHerIll2.2.curated.20191125, whole genome shotgun sequence genome, AAATACACATCCGCTGAAAGAGAGAATGTTTTCATAAAAACTCTTGAAAACGAAGCATGAAATGAAACAACTTACCTAATTATGTACGAATTAGGCATTTGCGTCAAAATTGTTAAAGGCATGCCAAAACCCAAGAAATAAGGCCAATTATTCTCGATAAAACTTAATCTCTTGTGTAACTCCCAGCCCATATTGTACCACTTATACTCAAATGAATACAAGGAATATAGAAGGCTTATGTGTAAAAATGCTAGCGCTGTGCCCACATAACTAATGGGAATTAAACTCACTAGCATACTTTGAACCAGAAAGAGCACTTGCACCAGCAAACTAAAAAGCGTATCTGCGATAATTTTACTAAATGCCACAATTGGTTGTGGCCGCCCTTTCCGGAATTTGTATGCGGAGTCGGCGATGTCTTGGAACCATAAACTATTCACAATTTTACTCAGTAAGAACAGCGGCAGGACCCATATCATTTGAAAGATGATCGAAAGAAACGGATGCATCCAGCTCCACAACATCGATCCTAAACCAGATCCACTGCCGAAAATGGTTTTAAGGAGCAACTCCATAGTGGGCAATAGCCCATATTCGAAAACAACAATACTTAGCCAGAATATGCCTCCGTTCAATGCGCAGCACTGAACAACCCGCTTCATTATGTTTGGTTCCCTGGAAAAAAAAGGCGGTTATATTTCCGATGCTTAGTCAAACTTTTCTTATAATTAAGATATGAAAGCTTAACAACAACACAAGCCAATATATAGAATTACAGAGAACTGCCCAACAAGCCTAGcattgagttcatcctagctcGCCGAGATTTCACCGAAAACTTTCAAAAAGCTGTGCTAGACATGAATGGATCCAAGAAAACTACTAGAATAGAGCAGTTTATTTATGatgtaaacacttttttttgcACTTCTTGGACGAGTTGATACATCATCTTCGAGAAAAATATTGTGATTAAAAAATCTGCGTCG is a window encoding:
- the LOC119653045 gene encoding etoposide-induced protein 2.4 homolog isoform X2, translated to MKRVVQCCALNGGIFWLSIVVFEYGLLPTMELLLKTIFGSGSGLGSMLWSWMHPFLSIIFQMIWVLPLFLLSKIVNSLWFQDIADSAYKFRKGRPQPIVAFSKIIADTLFSLLVQVLFLVQSMLVSLIPISYVGTALAFLHISLLYSLYSFEYKWYNMGWELHKRLSFIENNWPYFLGFGMPLTILTQMPNSYIISGCVFSIAFPIFILSGNEANPFVGSCDFPLKLFSPVVFLTNLVFNRSVRVPRPPQTKLVTKTSARSSPMRRSTSSMSSR
- the LOC119653045 gene encoding etoposide-induced protein 2.4 homolog isoform X1, which codes for METAKGITYGLLQGVYDSVKGIVIVFYLDREMNKKPVGNTNDSVNQSRRPGNNVQQRSEEPNIMKRVVQCCALNGGIFWLSIVVFEYGLLPTMELLLKTIFGSGSGLGSMLWSWMHPFLSIIFQMIWVLPLFLLSKIVNSLWFQDIADSAYKFRKGRPQPIVAFSKIIADTLFSLLVQVLFLVQSMLVSLIPISYVGTALAFLHISLLYSLYSFEYKWYNMGWELHKRLSFIENNWPYFLGFGMPLTILTQMPNSYIISGCVFSIAFPIFILSGNEANPFVGSCDFPLKLFSPVVFLTNLVFNRSVRVPRPPQTKLVTKTSARSSPMRRSTSSMSSR